A stretch of the Candidatus Baltobacteraceae bacterium genome encodes the following:
- a CDS encoding MFS transporter, with product MKATIRAHEQYRWYALAVIMLGTTMGTLDSSIANVAIPTIARVYHHSLDDAEWVVLSFMLVTASTLVLFGRLGDMFGQKRIYLAGFAVFGLSSLACALAPSLGLLIATRAVQALGAAMLVSSNQALIVDTFPSTERGRAIGFNGAAAAAGLSLGPIIGGAIVTFGDWRWIFMINVPVSIIALIGATLVLKHIRGENRGFDPIGALLSIVGLFCISLALSRSHIWGWDSPRTIGLLVFGVAVLVLFIFVERLVKAPTLDLNLFKIRIFAVSLLASLIYFIALSGLIFIVPLAAQTALTYTAFAAGLLLTPITALNVVLAPFAGSLSDRVPARYVSTAGALMVAGGLFLLSRLPPHPTELELIRALIITGCGTAVFSQPNNSAIMGSAPAARRGIAAAMLAESRTSGQLLGVAVASAVYFASAAAHGGEFARTFEPATDYFGFIAFVVLGVAALSWVRE from the coding sequence GTGAAAGCGACGATCCGAGCGCACGAGCAGTACCGGTGGTACGCGCTCGCCGTCATCATGCTCGGAACCACGATGGGTACGCTCGACTCCTCGATCGCCAACGTCGCGATTCCCACGATTGCGCGCGTCTACCATCATTCGCTCGACGACGCGGAGTGGGTCGTTCTCTCCTTCATGCTCGTGACCGCGTCGACGCTGGTGCTCTTCGGGCGCCTCGGCGATATGTTCGGTCAGAAACGCATCTATCTGGCCGGATTCGCGGTCTTCGGGCTCAGCTCGCTGGCGTGCGCGCTCGCTCCCTCACTCGGTCTCCTGATCGCCACGCGCGCCGTGCAGGCACTCGGTGCGGCGATGCTCGTCTCCTCGAATCAGGCGCTGATCGTCGATACGTTTCCGTCGACCGAGCGCGGACGCGCGATCGGCTTCAACGGCGCGGCGGCCGCGGCCGGACTTTCGCTGGGCCCGATCATCGGCGGTGCAATCGTCACCTTCGGCGACTGGCGCTGGATCTTCATGATCAATGTTCCGGTCTCGATCATCGCGCTGATCGGCGCGACGCTCGTGCTCAAGCACATACGAGGCGAGAACCGCGGATTCGATCCCATCGGTGCGCTGCTTTCGATCGTCGGGCTCTTTTGCATTTCGCTGGCGCTCTCGCGCTCGCATATCTGGGGCTGGGACTCGCCGAGAACGATCGGCCTGCTCGTCTTTGGAGTCGCGGTGCTCGTGCTGTTCATCTTCGTCGAGCGGCTCGTGAAGGCGCCGACACTCGACCTCAATCTCTTCAAGATTCGTATCTTCGCCGTGTCGCTGCTTGCATCGTTGATCTACTTCATCGCCCTTTCCGGGCTGATCTTCATCGTGCCGCTCGCCGCGCAAACCGCACTTACGTACACGGCTTTCGCCGCGGGACTGTTGCTCACGCCGATCACCGCACTCAACGTCGTGCTCGCGCCGTTCGCCGGTTCGCTCTCCGATCGCGTTCCGGCTCGCTACGTCTCGACCGCAGGGGCACTCATGGTCGCGGGCGGCCTCTTCTTGCTCTCGCGTCTGCCGCCGCACCCGACCGAGTTGGAGCTGATCCGCGCGCTGATCATCACCGGCTGCGGCACCGCCGTCTTCAGCCAGCCCAATAACAGCGCAATCATGGGATCGGCGCCGGCGGCCAGGCGCGGCATCGCTGCGGCCATGCTCGCCGAGTCGCGCACGAGCGGTCAGCTGCTCGGCGTCGCGGTCGCGAGCGCGGTGTACTTCGCGAGTGCAGCCGCGCACGGCGGCGAATTCGCGCGAACGTTTGAACCGGCGACCGATTATTTCGGCTTCATCGCGTTCGTGGTGCTCGGCGTCGCGGCACTCTCGTGGGTAAGAGAATGA
- a CDS encoding DUF4336 domain-containing protein codes for MVLREFGPEIWIADGPPVSVFGPLKLPTRMIVVRLGDGSLWINSPIDASPEEMPSVARLGEVRHLVAPTSLHRWRLGAWKARFPQARLWAPPAILSDDPPAAWARDLDQTVMRGNAFLAEVEFYHPQSRTLVFADFIQNYPPQPHRPLLDALIKISGAMNGGVPNDIKLSFTNKALARRSLRKLLSWDFDNLIVAHGDCVTGGAKAVVERAFRFL; via the coding sequence ATGGTCCTGCGAGAATTTGGACCGGAGATCTGGATCGCCGACGGTCCGCCGGTCAGCGTTTTCGGTCCCTTAAAACTGCCGACGCGCATGATCGTCGTCCGGCTGGGCGACGGCTCGCTGTGGATCAACTCGCCGATCGACGCGTCGCCGGAAGAAATGCCCTCCGTCGCAAGGCTCGGGGAAGTTAGGCATCTCGTCGCGCCGACGAGCCTGCACCGGTGGCGATTAGGGGCGTGGAAAGCCCGCTTCCCGCAGGCACGGCTGTGGGCCCCGCCGGCGATTCTATCCGATGACCCACCCGCGGCCTGGGCGCGCGATCTCGATCAGACCGTCATGCGCGGAAACGCTTTTCTCGCGGAAGTCGAATTCTATCACCCGCAATCGCGAACGCTCGTCTTCGCCGATTTCATTCAAAACTATCCGCCGCAGCCGCATCGGCCGCTCCTCGACGCGCTGATCAAAATCAGCGGTGCAATGAACGGCGGCGTGCCGAACGATATCAAGCTCTCCTTCACGAACAAAGCGCTTGCGCGGCGTTCGCTGCGCAAGCTCCTCTCGTGGGATTTCGACAACCTGATCGTCGCCCACGGCGACTGCGTCACCGGCGGCGCGAAGGCAGTCGTCGAGCGCGCGTTCCGGTTTCTTTAG
- the lon gene encoding endopeptidase La — MAERKAKEIVPANLIGILPLQEAVLFPNTVIPLAVVKKPGILLVEEALREGKPIGLTVLKDREIENPGPGDVQRIGTIGIIQKMLKVPDGTIRCIVAGQSVFKIEEFTQEQPYMVAAYTELPDITVENEELLAMQRNLAGLFQKLLSYLPQAPREMEMEVQNITDPSVLTYFVASTMRLETADRQALLEERNTARRMRKLTLLLTKELEVVELGHKIQSDIQREMEKNQREFYLRQQLRAIQEELGEVDPQQAETNELRQKIDEAKMPEDAKKAAERELDRLSKVPQASPEYSVIRTYLDWLVQLPWSAETPDHIDIRKAREILDEDHYDLEKIKDRIIEYLAVGKLKKKLTGPILCFVGPPGVGKTSLGQSIARAMGRKFVRISVGGVRDEAEIRGHRRTYIGAMPGTIVRAIRDSGTKNPVMMIDEIDKVGADFRGDPQSALLEVLDPEQNNSFRDHYLDLPFDLSQVLFICTANTLDTISPPLRDRMEIIELSGYTELEKLQIAKRYLLKKQRAANGLKETQAQISDSALRAIINDYTREAGVRNLEREIGTVFRKVARKIAELPRFKARVRPENLSDYLSKPRFFAEVKKRVASVGVATGMVWTPVGGDIVFIESSAMPGTGKLVLTGQLGDVMKESAQAAVSFLRSRSSELGLADDYFAKHDIHVHVPAGATPKDGPSAGITMATAIASMLTGLKVDPNLAMTGEITLTGQVLPIGGLKEKVLGAKRAGITKILHPKRNEMDLDDIPKEVRDTMTFVPVEEISEVLHHALGKRVISPVPLGEDERASNVVPLRRRNGVAKRAKETGTRARRLPSRRR, encoded by the coding sequence ATGGCTGAACGCAAAGCCAAAGAAATCGTGCCCGCCAACTTGATCGGCATTCTGCCGCTGCAGGAGGCGGTGCTGTTCCCCAACACCGTAATTCCGCTCGCGGTCGTGAAAAAGCCGGGCATTCTGCTGGTCGAAGAAGCGCTGCGCGAGGGCAAGCCGATCGGCTTGACCGTGCTCAAAGATCGCGAGATCGAGAACCCGGGCCCCGGCGACGTGCAACGCATCGGCACGATCGGCATCATTCAAAAAATGCTCAAAGTCCCCGACGGCACGATTCGCTGTATCGTCGCCGGTCAGAGCGTGTTCAAAATCGAAGAATTTACGCAAGAGCAACCCTATATGGTCGCCGCGTATACCGAGCTGCCCGACATCACCGTCGAGAACGAAGAGCTGCTGGCGATGCAGCGCAATCTCGCCGGCTTGTTCCAGAAGCTCCTCTCCTACTTGCCGCAAGCGCCGCGCGAGATGGAGATGGAAGTGCAGAACATCACCGATCCCAGCGTCTTGACGTACTTCGTCGCCTCGACGATGCGTTTGGAGACGGCGGACCGGCAGGCGCTGCTCGAAGAGCGCAATACCGCGCGCCGCATGCGCAAGCTCACGCTGCTGCTGACCAAGGAACTCGAGGTGGTCGAACTCGGCCACAAGATTCAAAGCGACATTCAGCGCGAGATGGAGAAGAATCAGCGCGAGTTTTATCTGCGTCAGCAGTTGCGCGCGATTCAGGAAGAATTGGGCGAAGTCGATCCGCAGCAAGCCGAAACCAACGAGCTGCGGCAAAAGATCGACGAAGCCAAGATGCCCGAGGACGCCAAGAAGGCGGCCGAGCGCGAACTCGACCGGCTCTCGAAAGTTCCGCAGGCAAGCCCTGAATATAGCGTCATCCGCACGTATCTCGATTGGCTGGTGCAGTTGCCGTGGAGTGCGGAAACGCCCGACCATATCGACATCCGCAAAGCGCGTGAGATTCTCGACGAGGATCACTACGATCTCGAGAAGATCAAAGATCGGATCATCGAGTACTTGGCCGTCGGCAAGCTCAAGAAGAAGCTGACCGGCCCGATCCTTTGCTTCGTCGGACCGCCGGGCGTGGGCAAGACCTCGCTCGGGCAGTCGATCGCCCGCGCGATGGGCCGCAAGTTCGTGCGCATCTCGGTCGGCGGCGTGCGCGACGAGGCCGAGATTCGAGGCCATCGCCGTACGTACATCGGCGCGATGCCGGGGACGATCGTGCGTGCGATTCGCGACTCCGGAACCAAGAATCCGGTGATGATGATCGACGAGATCGACAAGGTCGGTGCGGACTTCCGCGGCGATCCGCAGTCGGCACTGCTCGAAGTGCTCGATCCGGAACAGAACAACTCGTTCCGCGATCACTACCTCGACCTGCCCTTCGATCTGAGTCAGGTGCTCTTCATCTGCACCGCCAACACGCTCGACACGATTTCGCCGCCGCTGCGCGACCGGATGGAGATCATCGAACTTTCGGGCTATACCGAGCTCGAGAAGCTTCAGATCGCCAAACGCTATCTGCTGAAGAAGCAGCGCGCGGCCAACGGTCTGAAGGAGACGCAAGCCCAGATCAGCGATTCGGCGCTGCGCGCGATCATCAATGATTACACGCGCGAAGCCGGAGTGCGCAATCTCGAACGCGAGATCGGGACGGTCTTTCGGAAGGTCGCGCGCAAAATTGCGGAGCTGCCGCGGTTCAAGGCGCGCGTGCGTCCGGAGAATCTCTCCGACTACCTGAGCAAGCCGCGCTTCTTCGCCGAAGTCAAAAAGCGCGTCGCTTCGGTCGGCGTGGCGACCGGCATGGTGTGGACGCCGGTCGGCGGCGACATCGTCTTCATCGAGTCCTCGGCGATGCCGGGCACGGGTAAGCTCGTGCTCACCGGTCAGCTCGGCGACGTGATGAAGGAGAGCGCGCAAGCCGCGGTTTCGTTCTTACGCTCGCGTTCGAGCGAACTCGGACTGGCCGACGACTACTTCGCCAAGCACGACATCCACGTGCACGTGCCGGCGGGTGCGACGCCGAAGGACGGCCCCTCGGCGGGCATCACGATGGCGACCGCGATCGCGTCGATGCTCACCGGGCTCAAGGTCGATCCGAATTTGGCGATGACGGGCGAGATCACCCTGACCGGACAAGTGCTGCCGATCGGCGGCCTCAAGGAGAAGGTGCTCGGTGCCAAGCGCGCCGGGATCACGAAGATTCTCCACCCGAAACGCAACGAGATGGATCTCGACGACATTCCGAAGGAAGTCCGCGATACGATGACCTTCGTGCCGGTCGAAGAGATCAGCGAGGTGCTGCATCATGCGCTGGGTAAGCGCGTGATCTCACCCGTACCGCTCGGCGAAGACGAACGCGCGAGCAACGTGGTGCCGCTGCGCCGCCGCAACGGCGTGGCCAAGCGCGCTAAAGAAACCGGAACGCGCGCTCGACGACTGCCTTCGCGCCGCCGGTGA
- a CDS encoding Hsp20/alpha crystallin family protein: protein MDFIVRPRMGFEPNADVFVDEERGQVVVAVEVAGADPESLRVEVDDRSLMISGLRAEPVRFRRGSFIQKEISYGTFAKRVRLPVAVDLLGDANANYADGVLVIALPISSTTYLPPARTEIRMIVKRTLS from the coding sequence ATGGATTTCATCGTGAGGCCCCGGATGGGGTTTGAGCCCAACGCGGACGTGTTTGTTGACGAGGAGCGCGGTCAGGTCGTGGTGGCGGTCGAGGTGGCCGGCGCCGACCCCGAGAGCCTGCGCGTCGAGGTCGACGACCGTTCGCTGATGATCTCCGGCCTGCGCGCCGAACCGGTGCGCTTCCGCCGCGGCTCGTTTATTCAAAAAGAGATTTCCTATGGGACGTTCGCCAAGCGCGTCCGGCTGCCGGTGGCGGTCGACCTGCTCGGCGATGCGAACGCCAACTACGCCGACGGCGTGCTGGTGATCGCGCTGCCCATCTCGTCGACGACGTATTTGCCGCCGGCGCGCACCGAGATCCGTATGATCGTGAAGAGGACGTTATCCTGA
- a CDS encoding HD domain-containing phosphohydrolase, which produces MHVAVVDDQESSLAGFSQILRRIAEVEPICFKKASDALHWVGGVDPAFIVVNSTLADIPGVDFVRRLRLIEGRASTPVIFTSAKADRDLRRAAFELDVHAFLEKPINPSEFLVHAMHIVDARRERADMQARLQAAGSRASAPPSSGEGIDAAALIDAMLDVAVLHDPTIVVHHDLASQLATALGRELKLTPDELELLMQASRIYDIGKSDIPQRILESRSPATQADRITIERHAEAGTRVLAGRDDPVMRAATIVAQTHHERYDGSGYPRKLRGSAIPIMGRIVAVADTMSALLRARGDRAALSLAQAIETIEKGSGTLYDPAVVNAVRGNLNEISRVVHETQQRSAQAS; this is translated from the coding sequence ATGCACGTAGCCGTCGTCGACGACCAGGAGTCGTCGCTCGCTGGCTTTTCACAAATCCTACGGCGGATCGCCGAAGTCGAGCCGATCTGCTTCAAGAAAGCCTCCGATGCCCTTCACTGGGTCGGCGGCGTGGATCCAGCATTCATCGTGGTCAACAGTACCCTCGCCGACATCCCCGGCGTCGATTTCGTGCGCCGTCTGCGCTTGATCGAGGGCCGAGCGAGCACGCCGGTCATCTTCACCAGCGCAAAGGCCGACCGCGATCTGCGCCGCGCCGCCTTCGAACTCGACGTCCACGCCTTTCTTGAAAAACCGATTAATCCATCGGAGTTTCTCGTGCACGCGATGCACATCGTCGACGCTCGGCGCGAACGCGCCGACATGCAAGCCCGCTTGCAAGCGGCCGGTTCGCGTGCCTCGGCGCCGCCTTCGTCGGGTGAAGGAATCGATGCGGCTGCGCTGATCGACGCGATGCTCGACGTCGCGGTATTGCACGATCCGACGATCGTCGTCCATCACGACCTCGCCTCGCAGCTCGCGACCGCGCTCGGGCGCGAACTCAAACTCACACCGGATGAACTCGAGTTGTTGATGCAAGCCTCGCGCATCTACGATATCGGCAAGTCCGATATTCCGCAACGCATCTTGGAAAGCCGCAGCCCCGCCACGCAAGCCGACCGCATCACGATCGAGCGCCATGCCGAGGCTGGAACCCGTGTGCTCGCGGGCCGCGACGATCCGGTGATGCGCGCCGCGACCATCGTCGCGCAAACGCATCACGAACGGTACGACGGCTCGGGCTATCCGCGCAAGCTGCGCGGCTCGGCGATTCCGATCATGGGACGCATCGTCGCGGTCGCCGACACGATGAGCGCGCTCCTGCGCGCGCGCGGCGATCGGGCCGCGCTCTCGCTCGCGCAAGCGATCGAAACCATTGAGAAGGGCTCGGGAACGCTGTACGATCCGGCCGTCGTCAATGCGGTTCGCGGCAATTTAAATGAGATTTCGCGGGTGGTGCACGAAACACAGCAGCGGAGTGCACAAGCAAGCTAG
- a CDS encoding amino acid permease, giving the protein MSLLRRRLNVFDLTLITIGSIIGSGIFRNPALVANRAHLPALAIGSWVAGGIIAVIGAFVFAELAARRPVSGGLYAYLRDAYHPVVGFVFGWTLLLIADTGGTAASAVLFSGYLTPLTGMNIDTHLVAVVTLAVLVGINCLGVRQGGTWQNVLVIFKVAAIAALIAAGLFAHPSAGVAATLPGFASNGALLGAFGIAMIPVLFAYNGFQGASYITGETIEPQRTIPRGLIYGVVAVMAIYVLVNIGCLRVLGPAALAASKVPASDVMQAALGSIGARVIAIAIALSTLGFMSTRMLVTPRIYHQMAADGNFFKQIAWVSPRTHVPTVAIVIEGVIAAIIAISGTFEQIVNWVVAPEWIFVVLAGGAIFIFRKRDGPGTKPPISVPLHPYSTMLLMAALLAIFASQVALLPLDTLYGTLVIVAGIVFYYAWKRFAQNG; this is encoded by the coding sequence ATGTCTTTACTGAGACGGCGCCTTAACGTTTTCGATCTGACGCTGATCACGATCGGCAGCATCATCGGATCGGGGATTTTCCGCAACCCGGCGCTGGTCGCGAACCGGGCACACCTGCCCGCTCTCGCTATCGGAAGCTGGGTGGCGGGCGGGATCATCGCGGTGATCGGCGCGTTCGTCTTCGCGGAGCTGGCCGCGCGGCGGCCGGTTAGCGGCGGCCTCTACGCGTATCTGCGCGACGCCTATCATCCGGTGGTCGGGTTCGTATTCGGCTGGACGCTGCTCTTGATCGCCGACACCGGCGGCACCGCCGCCTCGGCCGTGCTCTTCTCCGGGTACCTGACGCCGCTCACCGGCATGAACATCGACACGCATCTCGTCGCCGTCGTGACGCTCGCGGTGTTGGTCGGTATCAATTGTCTGGGCGTGCGGCAGGGTGGAACGTGGCAGAACGTGCTGGTGATCTTCAAGGTTGCCGCGATCGCGGCTTTGATCGCCGCCGGACTGTTCGCGCACCCGTCCGCCGGCGTGGCGGCGACGCTGCCCGGATTCGCCTCGAACGGCGCACTGCTCGGCGCGTTCGGCATCGCGATGATTCCCGTGCTCTTCGCCTACAACGGCTTCCAGGGCGCAAGTTACATCACCGGCGAGACGATCGAACCGCAGCGCACGATCCCGCGCGGCTTGATCTACGGTGTGGTCGCGGTCATGGCGATCTACGTGTTGGTGAACATCGGCTGTCTGCGCGTGCTTGGCCCCGCTGCTCTGGCGGCGAGCAAGGTGCCGGCCTCCGACGTGATGCAGGCGGCGCTCGGTTCGATCGGCGCACGCGTGATCGCGATCGCGATCGCGCTCTCGACGCTCGGTTTCATGAGCACGCGCATGCTGGTCACGCCGCGCATCTACCATCAAATGGCAGCCGACGGCAACTTTTTCAAGCAAATCGCCTGGGTCAGTCCGCGCACGCACGTGCCGACGGTCGCGATCGTCATCGAAGGGGTGATCGCCGCGATCATCGCGATCAGTGGAACGTTCGAACAGATCGTGAACTGGGTGGTCGCGCCGGAATGGATCTTCGTCGTGCTTGCCGGCGGCGCGATCTTCATCTTTCGCAAACGCGATGGTCCCGGAACGAAACCGCCGATCAGCGTGCCGCTGCACCCGTATTCGACGATGCTCCTGATGGCGGCGCTGCTGGCGATCTTCGCCTCGCAAGTTGCTCTTTTGCCACTGGATACGCTCTACGGCACGCTGGTGATCGTGGCGGGAATCGTGTTCTATTACGCCTGGAAGCGCTTTGCGCAAAACGGCTGA
- a CDS encoding amino acid permease: MRKTAERPALLRRLGVGDAALIVMGGIVGSGIFVTPSVVARIVHTPLLIMLSWIAGGAVAIIGAGVFAELAARRPHDGGVYAYLRDAYHPVVAFCYGWTLLLISQSGGAAASAVTFAFYLPAIVGIGLGAAQATAVAIVVLAFFTIVNCLGVRESTSAQNGFMIAKIVAILAVIATGLFALGRIATHPAMAAPPAGFNPLVAIGLSLVPIMFSYSGWQTSTFMAGEMRESNRSLPLGILVGVLGVIVLYLGMTAVCVFVLGPDRLAATNTPASDIVRVVAGPLGAKIMATIVALSTLGFIANQILTSPRVYFQMAADGTFFKQLAWISPRTHVPIVAIVVQGAAAILIALSGQYLLILNWVTSIDYIFFGFAALAIFIFRQRDRTAGAPEPWFRMPLHPWSTLLFLIVAWGIVGDVLVKSPTDTFLGIAVLITGIPVWYLFDRMRRWSNDRSSA; the protein is encoded by the coding sequence TTGCGCAAAACGGCTGAACGCCCTGCGCTGCTGCGCCGGCTCGGCGTGGGCGACGCGGCGCTGATCGTCATGGGCGGCATCGTCGGCTCGGGTATCTTCGTGACGCCTTCGGTCGTCGCGCGCATCGTGCATACGCCGCTGCTCATCATGCTGAGCTGGATCGCCGGAGGCGCGGTCGCGATCATCGGCGCGGGCGTCTTCGCCGAACTCGCTGCGCGCCGGCCGCACGACGGCGGCGTCTACGCGTACCTGCGCGACGCGTATCACCCGGTGGTCGCGTTCTGCTACGGCTGGACGCTGCTCTTGATCTCGCAGAGCGGCGGCGCCGCCGCGTCGGCGGTGACGTTCGCCTTCTATCTGCCGGCGATCGTCGGCATCGGCCTGGGCGCCGCGCAGGCGACCGCGGTCGCAATCGTCGTGCTCGCGTTCTTCACCATCGTCAATTGTTTGGGCGTGCGCGAGAGCACCAGCGCACAGAACGGGTTCATGATCGCGAAGATCGTCGCGATCCTCGCGGTGATTGCGACCGGACTCTTCGCGCTCGGCCGCATCGCGACGCATCCGGCGATGGCGGCGCCGCCGGCCGGTTTCAACCCGCTGGTCGCGATCGGACTCTCGCTCGTACCGATCATGTTCAGTTACAGCGGTTGGCAAACCTCGACGTTCATGGCGGGCGAGATGCGCGAATCGAACCGCTCGCTACCGCTTGGGATACTCGTCGGCGTGCTGGGCGTGATCGTGTTGTATCTGGGGATGACGGCGGTGTGCGTCTTCGTGCTCGGACCCGATCGACTTGCAGCAACCAACACGCCGGCGTCGGACATCGTGCGTGTGGTTGCCGGCCCGCTCGGCGCAAAAATCATGGCGACGATCGTGGCGCTCTCGACGCTCGGCTTCATCGCCAACCAGATCCTCACGTCGCCGCGCGTCTATTTTCAGATGGCCGCGGACGGCACGTTCTTCAAACAACTGGCATGGATCAGCCCGCGAACCCACGTGCCGATCGTCGCCATCGTGGTGCAGGGCGCAGCCGCGATCCTCATCGCGCTCTCCGGACAGTACTTGTTGATTCTCAATTGGGTTACGAGCATCGACTACATTTTCTTCGGGTTTGCCGCGTTGGCGATCTTCATCTTCCGGCAGCGCGATCGCACTGCCGGCGCACCCGAGCCGTGGTTCCGCATGCCGTTACATCCGTGGAGCACGCTGCTCTTTCTGATAGTCGCCTGGGGCATCGTCGGCGACGTCCTCGTGAAATCGCCGACCGACACGTTCCTGGGTATCGCGGTGCTGATCACCGGAATTCCGGTCTGGTATCTCTTCGATCGCATGCGGCGCTGGTCGAACGATCGCTCGTCCGCTTGA
- a CDS encoding HD domain-containing phosphohydrolase — MYRVVIVDDDEATLKLYSAVIKRVQGEPPIAFSDARTALVELENLRASLVIVDYLMPEMDGVDFTRALRRQAGHALTPVLMLTAHGDQTLGPRALDAGATACIEKPLSIKDFSAQVRRFATIHPPSRSTFGEVVMPTDERDTIERLHRTMRTCNRELAISAEQVRDLAVAIAEQLHLSPVEIEALRTATLVYDIGMLSVPDRVRSMPSALPLRWRSVVNGHVDAGAVILGGATRPLLRTAETIARYHHERYDGTGYPDGLAGEDIPIFARIVAVADTFVALTSERPHRIEFTTANALAQIRGERNKAFDPAVVDAFARLEGRLGEFRRTA, encoded by the coding sequence ATGTACCGTGTGGTGATCGTCGACGACGACGAGGCGACCCTCAAGCTCTACAGCGCCGTCATCAAGCGCGTGCAGGGCGAGCCGCCGATCGCCTTCAGCGACGCGCGCACCGCGCTGGTGGAACTGGAGAACCTGCGCGCCTCGCTCGTCATCGTGGACTATCTCATGCCGGAGATGGACGGCGTGGATTTCACACGCGCGCTCCGGCGGCAGGCGGGACATGCGCTCACGCCGGTCCTGATGCTCACCGCGCATGGCGACCAAACGCTCGGCCCGCGTGCCCTCGATGCCGGCGCCACGGCCTGTATCGAAAAGCCGCTTTCCATCAAGGATTTTTCGGCCCAGGTGCGGCGCTTTGCCACCATCCACCCGCCGAGCCGCAGCACGTTCGGTGAGGTCGTGATGCCCACCGATGAGCGCGACACGATCGAGCGGCTGCACCGCACGATGCGCACGTGCAATCGTGAGCTGGCGATCAGCGCCGAACAGGTGCGCGATCTCGCCGTCGCAATCGCCGAGCAACTGCACCTCTCACCGGTTGAGATCGAGGCGCTGCGCACGGCAACCTTGGTATACGACATCGGCATGCTCTCGGTTCCCGATCGCGTACGTTCGATGCCGTCGGCGTTGCCGCTGCGCTGGCGCAGCGTCGTCAACGGACACGTAGACGCGGGCGCGGTGATCCTCGGCGGCGCGACGCGGCCGCTGCTGCGCACGGCCGAGACGATCGCGCGCTACCACCACGAGCGCTACGACGGAACCGGCTATCCCGACGGTCTAGCCGGCGAAGACATTCCGATCTTCGCGCGTATCGTCGCGGTAGCCGACACCTTCGTCGCGCTCACCTCGGAGCGCCCGCACCGTATTGAATTTACGACCGCGAACGCGCTGGCGCAGATTCGCGGCGAGCGCAACAAGGCGTTCGATCCGGCCGTTGTCGACGCGTTCGCGCGGCTCGAAGGACGCCTCGGAGAATTCCGCCGAACCGCCTAG
- a CDS encoding 2-oxoacid:ferredoxin oxidoreductase subunit beta, translating into MSVNIIGLSRDVYKGLPTTLCAGCGHNSITNHLIKALYEYGVAPHLLAKMSGIGCSSKTPAYFVEQAHGFNGVHGRMPSAATGAKLANRDLLVLGISGDGDTASIGLGQYAHMVRRNVDCVYLIENNGVYGLTKGQFSATADVGSTLKNGTPNEYSTIDVCGLAIELGATFVARSFSGDGKQLVPLLQAAFSHRGTAIIDIISPCVTFNDHEGSTKSYAYVKDHEITLNAPDFIRQTEEITVDYEPGTVQSIELEDGSHLMLRKVGRDYDATSRIGALSLIHESRAQGEFVTGLLFADTGIPDLCEREKLTRTPLKDLKEDDLRLSRADFDALFTA; encoded by the coding sequence ATGAGCGTCAACATCATCGGCCTCTCCCGCGACGTGTACAAGGGCTTGCCCACCACGCTCTGCGCGGGATGCGGGCACAATTCGATCACCAATCATCTGATCAAGGCGCTCTACGAATACGGTGTCGCACCGCATCTGCTCGCCAAGATGAGCGGCATCGGCTGCTCGTCGAAAACGCCGGCATACTTCGTCGAACAGGCGCACGGCTTCAACGGCGTGCACGGGCGCATGCCCTCGGCCGCGACCGGCGCAAAACTCGCCAACCGCGACCTGCTGGTGCTCGGCATCAGCGGTGACGGCGATACCGCGAGCATTGGCCTGGGACAGTACGCGCACATGGTGCGACGCAACGTCGACTGCGTCTACCTGATCGAAAACAACGGCGTCTACGGGTTGACCAAAGGGCAGTTCTCGGCCACCGCCGACGTCGGTTCGACGCTCAAGAACGGCACGCCCAACGAGTATTCGACGATCGACGTGTGCGGTCTGGCGATCGAACTCGGCGCGACCTTCGTCGCGCGCTCGTTTTCCGGCGACGGCAAGCAGCTCGTTCCTCTGCTGCAAGCCGCGTTCTCGCATCGCGGCACCGCGATCATCGACATCATCAGCCCGTGCGTTACCTTCAACGACCACGAAGGCTCGACTAAAAGCTACGCCTACGTCAAGGATCACGAGATCACGCTGAACGCGCCGGATTTCATCCGCCAAACGGAAGAGATCACGGTCGACTACGAACCGGGCACCGTGCAAAGCATCGAGCTCGAAGACGGCTCCCACCTCATGCTGCGCAAGGTCGGCCGCGATTACGACGCGACCAGCCGGATCGGTGCGCTCTCGCTGATCCACGAGTCGCGCGCGCAGGGCGAGTTCGTCACCGGGCTGCTCTTCGCCGATACCGGTATCCCCGATCTGTGCGAGCGTGAGAAGCTCACGCGCACGCCGCTCAAAGACCTCAAAGAAGACGACCTGCGGCTCAGCCGCGCGGATTTCGACGCACTCTTCACCGCTTGA